A stretch of Candidatus Sulfotelmatobacter sp. DNA encodes these proteins:
- the cysQ gene encoding 3'(2'),5'-bisphosphate nucleotidase CysQ encodes MTILEPKAGLEPIDRLLVDVQAACVRAGAAILAFAAGDCTVWTKDDASPLTQADLAANAILLAALAELDPATPVISEESPRPAGPAPARFWLVDPLDGTREFLSGNGEYTVNVALVDEGTPVLGVVHAPALERTYAAARGRGATRTDAHGTRPIHVRREGALVVVASRSHRGAELEPFLAALPPHETVTAGSSLKLGLVADGTAQLYPRFGTTCWWDIAAGHAVAVEAGAQVVTFAGAPLRYAGSDVRNPSFACTALPVELVTTAAARALLHP; translated from the coding sequence TTGACGATTCTTGAACCGAAGGCCGGCCTCGAGCCGATCGACCGTTTGCTCGTCGACGTCCAAGCGGCGTGCGTGCGAGCCGGGGCGGCGATCTTGGCGTTCGCGGCCGGCGACTGCACGGTGTGGACAAAGGACGACGCCTCGCCGCTGACCCAGGCGGACCTGGCCGCCAACGCGATCCTGCTCGCGGCGCTGGCCGAGCTCGACCCCGCGACGCCGGTCATCTCCGAGGAGAGCCCGCGGCCCGCGGGCCCGGCGCCGGCGCGCTTCTGGCTGGTCGATCCGCTCGACGGCACGCGCGAGTTCCTCAGCGGCAACGGCGAGTACACGGTCAACGTCGCCCTGGTGGACGAGGGGACGCCGGTGCTCGGCGTCGTCCATGCGCCCGCGCTCGAACGCACCTACGCCGCCGCGCGCGGCCGCGGCGCGACCCGCACCGACGCGCACGGGACGCGGCCCATTCACGTCCGTCGCGAGGGCGCGCTGGTGGTGGTCGCGAGCCGCTCGCACCGCGGCGCCGAGCTCGAGCCGTTCCTGGCCGCCTTGCCGCCGCACGAAACCGTCACGGCCGGCTCGTCGCTCAAGCTGGGCCTGGTGGCGGACGGGACGGCGCAGCTCTACCCGCGCTTCGGTACGACCTGCTGGTGGGACATCGCCGCCGGCCACGCCGTGGCGGTCGAAGCCGGCGCGCAGGTGGTGACGTTCGCGGGCGCGCCGCTGCGCTACGCGGGCAGCGACGTGCGCAACCCCTCGTTCGCGTGCACGGCTCTGCCGGTCGAGCTGGTCACAACAGCCGCAGCTCGCGCGCTTCTTCATCCGTAA
- the dinB gene encoding DNA polymerase IV produces MIVHFDLDAFYASVAQRDDPSLRGVPLAISGSSRRAVVLTASYEARPFGVRSAMPLYRARELCPQLVVVPPDFTRYREASRAVFAIFEEDGRAVEGLSLDEAFVDARTDDLEAACALAERVRARIRAEIGLTASAGVARGKMIAKIASDLRKPDGLTVVEPGSEATFLAPMPVGRLWGIGPKTQPRLEAAGIRTIGDVAVLADEALYALFGRSGPFFRDLARGIDERAVDPSRERKSISTEETFEYDVTDEQRIHALLREQADELARDLLAKGLRAQTVGVKIKRADFTVTGRQTTLAVATNDADAIHDAARWCWQRSEVAGTPIRLLGTRVASLTDEEARELRLL; encoded by the coding sequence ATGATCGTCCATTTCGACCTCGATGCCTTCTACGCGTCGGTGGCGCAACGCGACGATCCGTCGCTGCGCGGCGTGCCGCTCGCGATCTCGGGCTCCTCGCGCCGGGCCGTCGTGTTGACGGCGTCGTACGAAGCGCGGCCGTTCGGCGTGCGTTCCGCGATGCCGCTGTACCGCGCGCGCGAGCTGTGCCCGCAGCTGGTCGTCGTGCCGCCCGACTTCACCCGCTACCGCGAGGCCTCACGCGCGGTGTTCGCCATCTTCGAGGAGGACGGCCGCGCCGTCGAAGGGCTCTCGCTCGACGAGGCGTTCGTCGACGCGCGTACCGACGACCTGGAGGCGGCGTGCGCGCTGGCCGAGCGCGTGCGCGCGCGCATTCGCGCCGAGATCGGGCTGACCGCCAGCGCCGGCGTCGCGCGCGGCAAGATGATCGCCAAGATCGCCAGCGATCTGCGCAAGCCGGACGGCTTGACGGTCGTCGAGCCGGGCAGCGAAGCGACGTTCTTGGCGCCGATGCCGGTCGGACGGCTGTGGGGGATCGGTCCGAAGACGCAGCCGCGTTTGGAGGCGGCGGGGATTCGCACCATCGGCGACGTCGCGGTGCTCGCCGACGAGGCGCTCTACGCGCTGTTCGGCCGCAGCGGGCCGTTCTTTCGCGATCTCGCGCGCGGGATCGACGAGCGCGCCGTCGATCCGTCGCGCGAGCGCAAGTCGATCTCGACCGAGGAGACCTTCGAGTACGACGTCACCGACGAGCAGCGCATTCACGCGCTGCTTCGCGAGCAGGCCGACGAGCTGGCGCGCGATCTGCTCGCCAAGGGACTGCGCGCGCAGACGGTCGGGGTGAAGATCAAGCGCGCCGACTTCACCGTCACCGGCCGGCAGACGACGCTGGCGGTCGCGACCAACGACGCCGACGCGATCCACGACGCCGCGCGCTGGTGCTGGCAGCGCTCCGAGGTCGCCGGAACGCCGATCCGGCTGCTGGGGACCCGGGTGGCGTCGCTTACGGATGAAGAAGCGCGCGAGCTGCGGCTGTTGTGA
- a CDS encoding PilZ domain-containing protein — protein MSDDGNRRASERVKVSMPVRYRYGDQPERTGTIDNISRTGLLLVAGETFPEDTVLTIVLEGAGQRHEITSRIVRSSAMGGFAVAFMEVGADALAYVREALGVP, from the coding sequence ATGAGCGACGACGGTAACCGGCGAGCCAGCGAACGGGTCAAGGTCAGCATGCCCGTGCGCTACCGCTACGGCGACCAGCCCGAGCGCACCGGCACCATCGACAACATCTCGCGCACCGGCCTGCTGCTCGTGGCCGGCGAGACGTTCCCCGAAGACACCGTTCTGACGATCGTGCTCGAAGGCGCCGGCCAGCGGCACGAGATCACCAGCCGCATCGTCCGCTCGAGCGCGATGGGCGGCTTCGCCGTCGCCTTCATGGAGGTCGGCGCGGACGCGCTGGCCTACGTGCGCGAGGCGCTCGGGGTTCCATGA
- a CDS encoding PilZ domain-containing protein: protein MNDRRTAIRVKVDVAARYRRDGAPDERAARIDNISRNGLLLIADEAMAEGTHLRIAFHDQAGAEHTIVGEVVRTAPMGGLGVSFVHVEDETLRYVREALGVP, encoded by the coding sequence ATGAACGATCGGCGCACCGCGATCCGCGTAAAGGTCGACGTCGCCGCGCGCTACCGTCGTGACGGCGCGCCGGACGAGCGCGCCGCCCGGATCGACAACATCTCGCGCAACGGGCTGTTGCTGATCGCGGACGAGGCGATGGCCGAGGGAACGCACCTGCGCATCGCGTTCCACGACCAAGCCGGCGCGGAGCACACCATCGTCGGTGAAGTCGTGCGAACGGCACCGATGGGCGGACTGGGCGTCTCCTTCGTCCACGTCGAAGACGAGACGCTGCGCTACGTACGCGAGGCACTCGGCGTGCCGTGA
- a CDS encoding deoxyribonuclease IV, which yields MTDLRYGLHVRVGGGHEAAVAYAAKLGCTTLQFFSGNPKTYRVGAIDAPAFTRFANMREAAGIAPVAIHTSYLINLASEDPKTRNGSLKLLENDLAVAAVGRVAYVNTHLGSYGKRDRAAGFAAVVDGLEHALERIDPNVYLVLENSAGAGQLCGGTIEELGRFIRTVGHPNLRVCLDTAHSWAAGYALDTREGVARFFDEVEREMGLDRVVMFHFNDTEVELGGARDRHHHIGEGRIGIEGFRAIVAHPGVQGKIAILETPGEEADDVRNVTAIRTLMEGVGV from the coding sequence GTGACCGATCTGCGCTACGGTCTGCACGTGCGCGTCGGCGGCGGTCACGAGGCCGCCGTCGCGTATGCGGCCAAGCTGGGCTGCACCACGCTGCAGTTCTTCAGCGGGAACCCCAAGACGTACCGGGTCGGCGCCATCGACGCGCCGGCCTTCACCCGCTTCGCGAACATGCGCGAGGCCGCCGGGATCGCGCCGGTCGCGATCCACACCTCGTATCTGATCAACCTCGCCAGCGAGGACCCCAAGACGCGCAACGGCTCGCTCAAGCTGCTCGAGAACGATCTCGCCGTGGCCGCGGTCGGCCGGGTCGCGTACGTCAACACGCACCTGGGCTCGTACGGCAAGCGCGACCGCGCCGCCGGCTTCGCCGCCGTCGTCGACGGACTCGAGCACGCGCTCGAGCGGATCGACCCCAACGTGTACCTGGTGCTGGAGAACAGCGCGGGCGCGGGTCAGCTGTGCGGCGGGACCATCGAGGAGCTGGGTCGGTTCATCCGTACCGTCGGCCACCCGAACCTGCGCGTCTGTCTGGACACCGCGCACAGCTGGGCCGCCGGCTACGCGCTCGACACGCGCGAGGGCGTGGCGCGCTTCTTCGACGAGGTCGAGCGCGAGATGGGACTCGACCGGGTCGTGATGTTCCACTTCAACGACACCGAGGTCGAGCTGGGCGGCGCCCGGGACCGCCATCACCACATCGGCGAGGGACGCATCGGGATCGAAGGGTTCCGCGCGATCGTCGCGCATCCGGGAGTGCAAGGAAAGATCGCGATCCTCGAGACGCCCGGCGAAGAGGCCGACGACGTCCGCAACGTGACCGCGATTCGCACGCTCATGGAGGGAGTGGGAGTATGA
- a CDS encoding DEAD/DEAH box helicase: MTARLDPAATWARIDQNCQRVALTHELIQPGERFRLTVDQRNAVLALAEGLDEGHYEFLLKAPTGSGKTEVLMRTLVDTVLATDGGYGVVVAPTRDLIRQHYTYLTERLEGTGIGVGQIHGGASPAERRAVENGIADGTINIVVGSAMMLTIERYWDMIDRSALLVIDDVNAFDEREHLRLLEDLDCPMIFATATPDELRRFLERIGALSRVVSMKKMPFDVLPTTIHKVEGVWGEPPAEQLSRADALIRDHLARGSRVFVIGRTRSDVPRLAERLEHTYGIPVQQLRGDMADTHEHGSRNRRKGVKVNEVGTRVEMMNKFRAQAPAVLAATNLVGSGIDIPAADLIVITDADAFGESEVEQLIGRVGRRERPSDAVLMTSTTFERNPSRAMVPSGRAKSFMPRGTRARQFDFGRRR; this comes from the coding sequence ATGACCGCACGTCTCGACCCCGCCGCCACGTGGGCGCGGATCGACCAGAACTGTCAGCGCGTCGCGCTGACCCACGAGCTGATCCAACCCGGTGAGCGGTTCCGGCTCACCGTCGACCAGCGCAACGCCGTGCTCGCTCTCGCCGAAGGTCTCGACGAGGGCCACTATGAGTTTCTCCTCAAGGCGCCGACCGGCTCGGGCAAGACCGAAGTCCTGATGCGCACGCTGGTCGACACCGTGCTCGCCACCGACGGCGGCTACGGCGTGGTCGTCGCGCCGACGCGCGATCTGATCCGCCAGCACTACACCTATCTGACCGAACGGCTCGAGGGGACCGGCATCGGCGTCGGGCAGATCCACGGCGGCGCGTCGCCCGCCGAGCGCCGCGCGGTCGAAAACGGCATCGCCGACGGGACGATCAACATCGTCGTCGGCTCGGCGATGATGCTGACCATCGAGCGCTACTGGGACATGATCGATCGCAGCGCGCTGCTGGTGATCGACGACGTCAACGCGTTCGACGAGCGCGAGCACCTGCGGCTGCTCGAAGACCTCGACTGCCCGATGATCTTCGCCACCGCGACGCCCGACGAGCTGCGCCGCTTCCTCGAACGGATCGGCGCGCTCTCGCGCGTCGTCTCGATGAAGAAGATGCCGTTCGACGTGCTGCCGACGACGATCCACAAGGTCGAAGGCGTGTGGGGCGAGCCGCCCGCCGAGCAGCTCTCGCGCGCCGACGCGCTGATTCGCGACCACCTCGCGCGCGGCTCACGGGTGTTCGTCATCGGCCGCACGCGCAGCGACGTCCCGCGGCTGGCGGAACGGCTCGAGCACACCTACGGCATCCCCGTGCAGCAGCTGCGCGGCGACATGGCCGACACGCACGAGCACGGCAGCCGCAATCGCCGCAAGGGCGTCAAGGTCAACGAGGTCGGCACGCGCGTCGAGATGATGAACAAGTTCCGCGCGCAAGCACCGGCGGTGCTGGCGGCGACGAACTTGGTCGGGAGCGGGATCGACATCCCGGCCGCCGATCTGATCGTCATCACCGACGCCGACGCGTTCGGCGAGTCGGAGGTCGAGCAGCTGATCGGCCGCGTCGGCCGCCGCGAACGGCCCTCCGACGCGGTCCTGATGACCTCGACCACCTTCGAGCGCAACCCCTCGCGCGCGATGGTGCCCAGCGGGCGGGCCAAGAGCTTCATGCCGCGCGGCACGCGCGCGCGCCAGTTCGACTTCGGCCGCCGCCGTTGA
- the scpB gene encoding SMC-Scp complex subunit ScpB, giving the protein MQPELVDTGKLQRDCEALLFVASEALSIKQLAKLTGAEEAEVSVALQKIDEEFAHRGVVLREIAGGYRFASAPAAREVVEAYLLPPKTNLSPAALETLAIVAYTQPCTKGEIEEIRGVSADSVIATLVDRRFLAESGRKESPGRPMLYKTTPEFLEAFGLKRLDDLPTIDLETAAGPLELALPIPTVPTTPAADAIASIESESVADVEDAAAEQSPQETETQPSAV; this is encoded by the coding sequence GTGCAGCCTGAACTCGTCGACACCGGCAAACTGCAGCGCGATTGCGAAGCGCTGCTCTTCGTCGCCAGCGAAGCCCTCTCGATCAAGCAATTGGCGAAACTGACCGGCGCGGAAGAGGCCGAGGTCAGCGTCGCGTTGCAGAAGATCGACGAGGAGTTCGCGCATCGCGGCGTCGTGCTGCGCGAGATCGCGGGCGGCTACCGCTTCGCGAGCGCGCCGGCGGCGCGCGAGGTCGTCGAAGCGTATCTGCTGCCCCCCAAGACCAATCTCTCGCCGGCGGCGCTCGAAACGCTGGCCATCGTCGCCTACACCCAACCCTGCACCAAAGGTGAGATCGAAGAGATCCGCGGCGTGTCCGCCGACTCGGTGATCGCGACCCTGGTCGACCGTCGCTTCTTGGCCGAGTCCGGCCGCAAGGAGTCGCCGGGGCGGCCGATGCTCTACAAGACGACGCCGGAGTTCCTGGAGGCCTTCGGCCTCAAGCGGCTCGACGATCTGCCGACCATCGACCTCGAAACCGCGGCCGGCCCGCTCGAGCTCGCGCTGCCGATTCCGACGGTACCGACGACGCCGGCCGCCGACGCGATCGCGTCGATCGAGTCCGAGAGCGTCGCGGACGTCGAGGACGCGGCGGCCGAGCAATCACCCCAAGAAACGGAGACCCAGCCATCAGCGGTATGA
- a CDS encoding segregation/condensation protein A: MSAPVPVVDERALRVSLDVFDGPLDLLLNLVKEQQLDIATVPLARVADQYLAYVHAMEALDVELAADYLVVAATLVFLKSKALLPPIPVEFQGDPEESAEAVEQRLRERLIAYSKYRDAGTDLKARAAEASAFYLRSEGGDPTGEFVQRYQIDAAKLAGALAAALRAAKPEKRTIVRERVSLVEQMEAVARAVRRDGRASFFALCANLDRVAIIVTFLAVLELVRRARVRVEQSDAFTDIAILPVPEEDRAA, translated from the coding sequence TTGTCGGCCCCGGTCCCCGTCGTCGACGAGCGCGCGCTGCGCGTCTCGCTCGACGTGTTCGACGGTCCGTTGGACCTGCTGCTGAACCTGGTCAAGGAGCAGCAGCTCGACATCGCCACCGTTCCGCTGGCGCGCGTCGCCGACCAGTACCTGGCCTACGTCCACGCCATGGAGGCGCTCGACGTCGAGCTGGCGGCCGACTACCTCGTCGTCGCCGCGACGCTGGTCTTCCTCAAGTCCAAGGCCCTGCTGCCCCCCATCCCGGTCGAGTTCCAGGGCGATCCGGAGGAGTCGGCCGAGGCGGTCGAGCAGCGCTTGCGCGAGCGGCTGATCGCCTACTCGAAGTACCGTGACGCCGGGACCGACCTCAAGGCCAGGGCCGCCGAGGCCTCGGCCTTCTACCTGCGCAGCGAGGGCGGCGACCCGACCGGCGAGTTCGTGCAGCGCTATCAGATCGACGCGGCGAAGCTCGCGGGAGCACTGGCCGCGGCACTGCGCGCGGCGAAGCCCGAGAAGCGGACGATCGTCCGCGAACGGGTCTCGCTGGTCGAGCAGATGGAAGCCGTGGCCCGTGCCGTGCGCCGCGACGGCCGCGCGTCGTTCTTCGCGCTGTGCGCGAACCTCGATCGCGTCGCCATCATCGTGACGTTCCTCGCCGTGCTCGAGCTCGTGCGCCGCGCCCGCGTGCGCGTCGAGCAGAGCGACGCCTTCACCGACATCGCGATCCTCCCCGTCCCCGAAGAAGACCGTGCAGCCTGA
- a CDS encoding NUDIX hydrolase, translating into MRIKYEVSAGGLVLRGDGNGLEALLIGRGEPRVWSLPKGHVEPKETHEQAALREVREETGCWAEILTKLSDIHYWFFLNRTKHKKDVHFYLMRYLSGDTANHDHEVDEARWFEIKAAKKALKYINEKRLVDLGLEWLEREGAGQFEPETVTAGPSVRDTSA; encoded by the coding sequence ATGCGCATCAAATACGAGGTCTCCGCCGGCGGGCTGGTCCTGCGTGGGGACGGAAACGGTTTGGAGGCCCTCTTGATCGGCCGTGGGGAACCGCGCGTCTGGTCGTTGCCGAAGGGACACGTCGAGCCGAAGGAGACCCACGAGCAAGCGGCCCTGCGCGAAGTGCGTGAGGAGACTGGTTGCTGGGCCGAGATCCTGACCAAGCTTTCGGACATCCACTACTGGTTCTTCCTGAACCGGACCAAGCACAAGAAGGACGTCCACTTCTACCTGATGCGCTACCTCTCGGGCGACACGGCCAACCACGATCACGAGGTCGACGAGGCGCGCTGGTTCGAGATCAAGGCCGCCAAGAAAGCCCTCAAGTACATCAACGAGAAGCGTTTGGTCGACCTGGGCCTGGAGTGGCTGGAGCGCGAAGGCGCCGGCCAGTTCGAGCCGGAGACCGTCACCGCCGGACCGTCGGTGAGGGACACGAGCGCGTAA
- a CDS encoding M56 family metallopeptidase: MVGLGASLALAAVAVLTARAFDRAAARARVLTASFGLCLMVAPLAWLVAELRPPAAPPAAAETLLSGTAVPLLGAALLIAAVLLVELVLDVVRLRHIKRRALPVGETGVRGAPIGVSARVGSPTAIGYLHPAIVVPAGFRRRVDEGEWRAVLQHECAHLRRYDDWAKALQSVFTRAGWWLPGLWILGRALDLERELASDEDAAAAGGAHRYAACLLRLATVPAADDAALALWNRRSHVAIRVERLLRPAVVLRPLARALGVAAGAAGTVAVLGVTLLAVPAARAPQVAERPVQLAVLAPPHRRLRIAHHRPHARPAHRARPVQLAWAKPPAAALPRPAAHPALAPAPPSVPRASRPRRAGSLAAAAAPQVAALPPTPRRSFRPQAAVVRDAEAIVGSAGGAPSVGPIATDESDVTSSAAPRSGAAMIRLSHPPSP; encoded by the coding sequence TTGGTCGGCCTCGGTGCCAGCCTCGCGCTGGCCGCCGTGGCCGTCCTGACCGCGCGCGCCTTCGACCGCGCCGCGGCGCGCGCGCGCGTCCTGACCGCCTCGTTCGGGCTGTGCCTGATGGTGGCGCCGCTGGCCTGGCTGGTCGCGGAGCTGCGGCCGCCGGCCGCCCCGCCGGCAGCCGCCGAGACGCTGCTGAGCGGGACCGCGGTCCCGCTGCTCGGCGCGGCGTTGTTGATCGCCGCGGTGCTGCTGGTGGAGCTGGTGCTCGACGTCGTGCGACTGCGCCACATCAAGCGCCGCGCGCTCCCGGTCGGCGAGACCGGCGTACGCGGCGCGCCGATCGGCGTCTCCGCGCGGGTCGGCAGCCCGACCGCCATCGGCTACCTGCACCCGGCCATCGTCGTCCCCGCCGGCTTCCGCCGGCGGGTCGACGAGGGCGAGTGGCGCGCCGTGCTGCAGCACGAGTGCGCGCACCTGCGCCGCTATGACGACTGGGCCAAGGCGCTGCAGAGCGTCTTCACCCGGGCCGGGTGGTGGCTGCCGGGGCTGTGGATCCTCGGGCGCGCGCTCGACCTCGAGCGCGAGCTGGCCAGCGACGAGGACGCCGCGGCCGCCGGCGGCGCGCACCGCTACGCGGCCTGCCTGTTGCGCTTGGCGACCGTTCCGGCGGCCGACGACGCCGCGCTCGCGCTGTGGAACCGCCGCTCGCACGTCGCGATCCGGGTCGAACGCCTGCTGCGCCCGGCCGTCGTCCTGCGCCCCCTCGCCCGCGCCCTCGGCGTCGCCGCCGGCGCGGCCGGCACGGTGGCGGTGCTGGGCGTGACCCTGCTGGCGGTTCCGGCCGCGCGCGCGCCGCAGGTCGCCGAGCGGCCCGTGCAGCTGGCCGTCCTCGCGCCGCCGCACCGCCGGCTTCGCATCGCGCACCATCGCCCGCACGCGCGGCCGGCCCATCGGGCTCGCCCGGTCCAGCTCGCCTGGGCGAAGCCGCCCGCCGCCGCGCTCCCGCGCCCCGCCGCCCACCCGGCCCTCGCGCCCGCGCCGCCGAGCGTGCCGCGCGCGAGCCGTCCGCGCCGCGCCGGGAGTCTCGCGGCGGCCGCCGCACCGCAGGTCGCCGCGCTGCCGCCGACGCCGCGCCGAAGCTTCAGGCCGCAGGCCGCGGTCGTTCGGGACGCCGAAGCGATCGTGGGGAGCGCTGGCGGAGCGCCGAGCGTCGGGCCGATCGCGACCGACGAGAGCGACGTGACGAGCTCGGCTGCTCCGCGTAGCGGAGCGGCCATGATCAGGCTCTCGCACCCTCCCTCGCCCTAG
- a CDS encoding BlaI/MecI/CopY family transcriptional regulator: MARRTSPTLTEAEYRLMDILWDLGSGTVAEIHARLGERPIAYTTVLSTLTILERKGYVRHTVRGKANVYRARVERDDARRSVVENILTTFFDGSARALMLNLLDSERLSPDEERRLRALLEEHT; the protein is encoded by the coding sequence ATGGCCAGGCGGACCTCCCCGACGCTGACCGAGGCGGAGTATCGTCTCATGGACATCTTGTGGGATTTGGGCAGCGGGACCGTCGCCGAGATCCACGCGCGTCTGGGTGAGCGGCCGATCGCGTACACGACGGTCCTCTCGACGCTGACGATCTTGGAGCGCAAGGGCTACGTGCGGCACACGGTGCGCGGCAAGGCCAACGTCTACCGGGCGCGCGTCGAACGCGACGACGCCCGCCGCAGCGTGGTCGAGAACATCCTGACCACGTTCTTCGACGGCTCGGCGCGCGCGCTGATGCTGAACCTGCTGGACTCCGAGCGGCTGAGCCCGGACGAGGAGCGCCGGCTCCGCGCACTGCTCGAGGAGCACACCTGA